From the genome of Oncorhynchus tshawytscha isolate Ot180627B linkage group LG31, Otsh_v2.0, whole genome shotgun sequence, one region includes:
- the LOC112229848 gene encoding polyhomeotic-like protein 1 isoform X1, with product MMETDGDQNQGSTNGTTPSGVNSRPSPMNSMSLYERQAVQALQALQRQPNAAQYFQQLMLQQQINSAQLQNLAAVQQATFAASRQSSPATNSTSQTTSTTVTSVNVTTSGGGAITSTRAIGPGSSGTSTISQSVLLGGSAAGQGQMYLRVNRSLRAPLSSQLIFMPGSTATAAMATVTQQPQTQQQQQQEVTPTSSSNQSDNDQVQNLALRCVGSPKGVGVKTETPERGEIATYSLIQSSHQQFNQSTQQSPTKPTQLQQSHIKIPTYIQSSNANLSSLNLKTGNHHSNTPSSPSTSVPLSQLLLSGPNFGRGGAITTVNSAAAATHILVPTSSAPTQSHSYQMGAATIKPNVSTQTLVVQPLQKSTINDKGGHGNGPIPIQPKTQQGLRMPLQLPSRNPPPILPAPPANNQTSAAQPPPHIPVQIVGARPSSIGNPQALALVQARNACSQDGATLLNSSSSASLLTMVASIASRERGGLGKGVGLKSLQSAQEALSLAHVSHVHAQANQSPRLNQNQNCTLATSISSQSQATISPPTLSRSSLTLPLPLVEASSASTVVAANGESVCPQPPQGKSMKRKSESDAANEEDGPPPPHLVPMSEHSPALSSSAMEAGTGPPSPSPVPSPSPALSVSRVGGGQGERAPPPQAVVKPHVLTHLIEGFVIQEGAEPFPVSGPVKEPAGEDLAMDNPDASQPETVNTATVLKCEYCKSFAPARQFRGTKRFCSLTCSKRYNVSCSQHFRLRQGLHLTHSDEDGVLRRRVPHRTSSEIASAKIAGRPLPVKCRSESSRSDDISSCEEEEDDPMSFSPASSSSCHQPPPTLRLEGSPAPHFLPGSPAQWSVEEVSQFISSLQDCEELAAHFLSQEIDGQALLLLREEHLMSTMNIKLGPALKICAHINNLKD from the exons A TGATGGAGACAGATGGGGACCAAAATCAGGGCTCTACCAATGGAACCACTCCATCAGGAGTGAACTCCCGCCCCTCTCCAATGAACTCCATGTCCCTGTACGAGAGACAGGCTGTGCAG GCCCTTCAGGCGCTGCAGAGGCAGCCCAACGCAGCGCAGTACTTCCAGCAGCTAATGCTGCAGCAACAGATCAACAGTGCCCAGCTACAAAACCTGGCTGCAGTACAACAG GCCACCTTTGCTGCCAGTCGCCAGTCCAGCCCTGCCACCAACAGCACCTCTCAGACCACCAGCACAACAGTCACATCT GTGAACGTAACCACTTCTGGGGGAGGGGCCATAACCAGCACCCGCGCTATAGGCCCAGGCTCTTCCGGGACATCCACCATAAGCCAATCAGTGCTGCTGGGTGGGAGTGCAGCAGGACAGGGACAGATGTATCTGAGA GTGAACCGGTCTCTGAGGGCTCCCCTCTCCTCACAACTCATCTTTATGCCTGGTAGCACGGCAACCGCTGCCATGGCAACGGTCACCCAGCAGCCACAGactcagcagcagcaacaacaggaaGTTACACCTACTTCCTCCAGCAACCAATCAGACAATGACCAG GTGCAGAACCTGGCTTTGCGATGTGTCGGCAGTCCCAAGGGGGTCGGGGTCAAGACTGAAACCCCAGAGAGGGGTGAAATAG CAACCTACTCCCTTATACAGTCATCTCACCAGCAGTTCAACCAGTCCACTCAGCAGTCTCCCACTAAACCAACCCAACTGCAACAGTCCCACATCAAGATCCCCACCTACATCCAGAGCTCCAAcgccaacctctcctctctcaacctcaaGACGGGCaaccaccactctaacaccccctcctcaccctccacctctGTCCCACTCTCACAGCTCCTCCTTTCCGGACCCAACTTTGGCCGGGGCGGGGCTATCACCACGGTGAACTCGGCCGCCGCGGCGACGCACATTCTGGTGCCCACCTCCAGTGCACCCACTCAGTCCCACAGTTACCAGATGGGTGCTGCCACCATCAAGCCCAATGTTAGTACTCAAACGCTGGTGGTTCAGCCTCTGCAGAAAAGCACTATTAACGACAAGGGAGGCCATGGGAACGGTCCCATTCCAATCCAGCCCAAAACTCAACAGGGTCTCCGTATGCCACTGCAACTGCCCTCCCGCAACCCACCTCCCATCCTCCCCGCGCCCCCCGCCAACAACCAGACTAGTGCCGCCCAGCCTCCGCCGCACATCCCAGTCCAGATAGTAGGGGCCAGGCCAAGCTCCATAGGAAACCCCCAGGCTTTGGCCTTGGTCCAGGCCCGGAACGCCTGTTCCCAGGATGGAGCTACCCTTCTAAATAGCTCCAGCAGCGCCAGCCTCCTCACCATGGTGGCCTCCATcgcatccagagagagagggggtttaggCAAAGGGGTGGGTCTAAAGAGCCTTCAATCAGCCCAGGAAGCCCTCTCATTGGCCCACGTTTCTCACGTGCATGCACAAGCCAATCAGAGTCCTAGGCTGAATCAAAATCAAAATTGCACCTTGGCCACCAGCATCTCCTCTCAGTCCCAGGCCaccatctctcctcccaccctctcccgtTCCTCCCTCACTCTACCCCTGCCGTTGGTTGAGGCGAGCAGTGCATCCACTGTAGTGGCTGCCAATGGAGAGTCTGTGTGTCCTCAGCCTCCCCAG GGTAAGTCGATGAAGAGGAAATCCGAGTCAGACGCAGCCAATGAGGAAGATggtcccccccctccccaccttgTTCCTATGAGTGAAcactcccctgctctctcctcctccgccaTGGAAGCAG GCACTGGtccaccttctccctctcccgttccctctccttcccctgccctctcaGTGTCCCGTGTGGGGGGTGGCCAGGGGGAGAGAGCCCCCCCCCCACAGGCTGTGGTCAAACCCCACGTCCTCACCCACCTCATAGAGGGCTTCGTCATCCAGGAGGGAGCTGAACCCTTCCCT GTGAGTGGGCCAGTGAAAGAGCCAGCTGGAGAAGATTTGGCAATGGACAATCCAGACGCCAGTCAGCCTGAGACTGTGAATACAGCTACAG TGCTGAAGTGTGAGTACTGCAAAAGCTTCGCCCCAGCCAGACAGTTTAGAGGGACCAAGCGCTTCTGCTCCTTGACCTGTTCCAAGAG GTATAACGTGAGCTGCAGCCAGCACTTCCGCCTGCGACAGGGGCTTCACCTCACCCACTCTGACGAGGACGGAGTCCTGAGGAGGAGGGTTCCCCACAGGACCAGCTCCGAGATCGCCAGTGCCAAAATAGCCGGGAGACCCTTACCAGTCAAG TGCCGCTCCGAGTCCAGCCGTTCGGACGACATCTCCAGTtgcgaggaggaagaggacgacCCGATGTCCTTCTCCCcggcctcctcctcttcctgtcatCAGCCTCCCCCCACACTCCGATTGGAGGGCTCACCGGCGCCCCACTTCCTGCCCGGCAGCCCTGCCCAGTGGAGTGTGGAGGAAGTGTCTCAGTTCATATCATCTCTGCAAG ACTGTGAGGAGCTGGCGGCCCATTTCCTGTCCCAGGAGATTGATGGACAGGCCCTGCTGCTGCTCAGAGAGGAGCATCTCATGTCCACCATGAACATCAAGCTCGGTCCCGCCCTCAAGATCTGTGCCCACATCAACAACCTGAAAGACTGA
- the LOC112229848 gene encoding polyhomeotic-like protein 1 isoform X2, with amino-acid sequence METDGDQNQGSTNGTTPSGVNSRPSPMNSMSLYERQAVQALQALQRQPNAAQYFQQLMLQQQINSAQLQNLAAVQQATFAASRQSSPATNSTSQTTSTTVTSVNVTTSGGGAITSTRAIGPGSSGTSTISQSVLLGGSAAGQGQMYLRVNRSLRAPLSSQLIFMPGSTATAAMATVTQQPQTQQQQQQEVTPTSSSNQSDNDQVQNLALRCVGSPKGVGVKTETPERGEIATYSLIQSSHQQFNQSTQQSPTKPTQLQQSHIKIPTYIQSSNANLSSLNLKTGNHHSNTPSSPSTSVPLSQLLLSGPNFGRGGAITTVNSAAAATHILVPTSSAPTQSHSYQMGAATIKPNVSTQTLVVQPLQKSTINDKGGHGNGPIPIQPKTQQGLRMPLQLPSRNPPPILPAPPANNQTSAAQPPPHIPVQIVGARPSSIGNPQALALVQARNACSQDGATLLNSSSSASLLTMVASIASRERGGLGKGVGLKSLQSAQEALSLAHVSHVHAQANQSPRLNQNQNCTLATSISSQSQATISPPTLSRSSLTLPLPLVEASSASTVVAANGESVCPQPPQGKSMKRKSESDAANEEDGPPPPHLVPMSEHSPALSSSAMEAGTGPPSPSPVPSPSPALSVSRVGGGQGERAPPPQAVVKPHVLTHLIEGFVIQEGAEPFPVSGPVKEPAGEDLAMDNPDASQPETVNTATVLKCEYCKSFAPARQFRGTKRFCSLTCSKRYNVSCSQHFRLRQGLHLTHSDEDGVLRRRVPHRTSSEIASAKIAGRPLPVKCRSESSRSDDISSCEEEEDDPMSFSPASSSSCHQPPPTLRLEGSPAPHFLPGSPAQWSVEEVSQFISSLQDCEELAAHFLSQEIDGQALLLLREEHLMSTMNIKLGPALKICAHINNLKD; translated from the exons ATGGAGACAGATGGGGACCAAAATCAGGGCTCTACCAATGGAACCACTCCATCAGGAGTGAACTCCCGCCCCTCTCCAATGAACTCCATGTCCCTGTACGAGAGACAGGCTGTGCAG GCCCTTCAGGCGCTGCAGAGGCAGCCCAACGCAGCGCAGTACTTCCAGCAGCTAATGCTGCAGCAACAGATCAACAGTGCCCAGCTACAAAACCTGGCTGCAGTACAACAG GCCACCTTTGCTGCCAGTCGCCAGTCCAGCCCTGCCACCAACAGCACCTCTCAGACCACCAGCACAACAGTCACATCT GTGAACGTAACCACTTCTGGGGGAGGGGCCATAACCAGCACCCGCGCTATAGGCCCAGGCTCTTCCGGGACATCCACCATAAGCCAATCAGTGCTGCTGGGTGGGAGTGCAGCAGGACAGGGACAGATGTATCTGAGA GTGAACCGGTCTCTGAGGGCTCCCCTCTCCTCACAACTCATCTTTATGCCTGGTAGCACGGCAACCGCTGCCATGGCAACGGTCACCCAGCAGCCACAGactcagcagcagcaacaacaggaaGTTACACCTACTTCCTCCAGCAACCAATCAGACAATGACCAG GTGCAGAACCTGGCTTTGCGATGTGTCGGCAGTCCCAAGGGGGTCGGGGTCAAGACTGAAACCCCAGAGAGGGGTGAAATAG CAACCTACTCCCTTATACAGTCATCTCACCAGCAGTTCAACCAGTCCACTCAGCAGTCTCCCACTAAACCAACCCAACTGCAACAGTCCCACATCAAGATCCCCACCTACATCCAGAGCTCCAAcgccaacctctcctctctcaacctcaaGACGGGCaaccaccactctaacaccccctcctcaccctccacctctGTCCCACTCTCACAGCTCCTCCTTTCCGGACCCAACTTTGGCCGGGGCGGGGCTATCACCACGGTGAACTCGGCCGCCGCGGCGACGCACATTCTGGTGCCCACCTCCAGTGCACCCACTCAGTCCCACAGTTACCAGATGGGTGCTGCCACCATCAAGCCCAATGTTAGTACTCAAACGCTGGTGGTTCAGCCTCTGCAGAAAAGCACTATTAACGACAAGGGAGGCCATGGGAACGGTCCCATTCCAATCCAGCCCAAAACTCAACAGGGTCTCCGTATGCCACTGCAACTGCCCTCCCGCAACCCACCTCCCATCCTCCCCGCGCCCCCCGCCAACAACCAGACTAGTGCCGCCCAGCCTCCGCCGCACATCCCAGTCCAGATAGTAGGGGCCAGGCCAAGCTCCATAGGAAACCCCCAGGCTTTGGCCTTGGTCCAGGCCCGGAACGCCTGTTCCCAGGATGGAGCTACCCTTCTAAATAGCTCCAGCAGCGCCAGCCTCCTCACCATGGTGGCCTCCATcgcatccagagagagagggggtttaggCAAAGGGGTGGGTCTAAAGAGCCTTCAATCAGCCCAGGAAGCCCTCTCATTGGCCCACGTTTCTCACGTGCATGCACAAGCCAATCAGAGTCCTAGGCTGAATCAAAATCAAAATTGCACCTTGGCCACCAGCATCTCCTCTCAGTCCCAGGCCaccatctctcctcccaccctctcccgtTCCTCCCTCACTCTACCCCTGCCGTTGGTTGAGGCGAGCAGTGCATCCACTGTAGTGGCTGCCAATGGAGAGTCTGTGTGTCCTCAGCCTCCCCAG GGTAAGTCGATGAAGAGGAAATCCGAGTCAGACGCAGCCAATGAGGAAGATggtcccccccctccccaccttgTTCCTATGAGTGAAcactcccctgctctctcctcctccgccaTGGAAGCAG GCACTGGtccaccttctccctctcccgttccctctccttcccctgccctctcaGTGTCCCGTGTGGGGGGTGGCCAGGGGGAGAGAGCCCCCCCCCCACAGGCTGTGGTCAAACCCCACGTCCTCACCCACCTCATAGAGGGCTTCGTCATCCAGGAGGGAGCTGAACCCTTCCCT GTGAGTGGGCCAGTGAAAGAGCCAGCTGGAGAAGATTTGGCAATGGACAATCCAGACGCCAGTCAGCCTGAGACTGTGAATACAGCTACAG TGCTGAAGTGTGAGTACTGCAAAAGCTTCGCCCCAGCCAGACAGTTTAGAGGGACCAAGCGCTTCTGCTCCTTGACCTGTTCCAAGAG GTATAACGTGAGCTGCAGCCAGCACTTCCGCCTGCGACAGGGGCTTCACCTCACCCACTCTGACGAGGACGGAGTCCTGAGGAGGAGGGTTCCCCACAGGACCAGCTCCGAGATCGCCAGTGCCAAAATAGCCGGGAGACCCTTACCAGTCAAG TGCCGCTCCGAGTCCAGCCGTTCGGACGACATCTCCAGTtgcgaggaggaagaggacgacCCGATGTCCTTCTCCCcggcctcctcctcttcctgtcatCAGCCTCCCCCCACACTCCGATTGGAGGGCTCACCGGCGCCCCACTTCCTGCCCGGCAGCCCTGCCCAGTGGAGTGTGGAGGAAGTGTCTCAGTTCATATCATCTCTGCAAG ACTGTGAGGAGCTGGCGGCCCATTTCCTGTCCCAGGAGATTGATGGACAGGCCCTGCTGCTGCTCAGAGAGGAGCATCTCATGTCCACCATGAACATCAAGCTCGGTCCCGCCCTCAAGATCTGTGCCCACATCAACAACCTGAAAGACTGA